The region AAGGGATCGATCTTGTCTTCTCGACCTTCCCGTCTCCTCCTGCGTCTCTCAACCGGTTCATCAATAAAACAAGAGCCGAAGATCGCGAGGAAGACGAGCTTTGTGAGCTGAGGATACCAACCTGAGGTGTCCAACGACATTGCACAGCCCTACAGACATACCACGCGCTGTGTACACTACTCCTCAATACACTTAGCATCGGACTTAGATCGCActgatttattattatttaggCTTGAACCaaccagagaaagagatataatggaaaggggaaggagcgaaggaaatGGTGAACTCAAGAGATTTATGTAGAATGAggcaaatctttaaaaaacccccccccccccccttctcctccagtTCTAGCAGCTACTCTTGAGGAAGAAGAGCGTATCTGAAGGTTATATTAAGCTCggttttccatccttccttccctgtCTCAATACAACGCAACATCAAACAATAACACTATCTAGTCGTTACGTTTAAGGCAACATGTTATTATGTATCGTAAGTGGAACGGAAGGCCGAAAGAGAAATGAACAAACAATTATCAAAATGGATCAAAATCATATTAAGTCAAATGCGCCCCGTAGCGTGCAGCAAGAGTACCGGGTGCCAAGATCACACATAACAATAGGCACTCCGCCCGTACACACCAGAAACCTCCAAAGCCTCTTAAGACGTGAAACAAACTAAGTAAAAATGACGCTctaaatggaatggagaaaaagtACCGATCATTTGGACCGAAGACGCATTTTTGGAGCCCTGCGCACGCGTGATTTTCGATCATCGGGACATCCGGATACGGATTCAAAAGTGCGCCACCCTAGGATCCCGTTTTAGTCATAATGTTATAAATGTTTTATCTAGTTCGTTACATTACTTTCAACATCACCTTCACATACATAAACACGATCGGTACACACGTACTCCAGAGTACATGCACAGCAATACAATCAGTTcatttttcgttctttcgatCTGAACGTTCTGGCGTTGGAGAGACCGTATGGAAATCGCCCAAATagaaccgaaaaaggaaccAGCATCCCTTCGAACCGTATATCCTTTGGATCAAGAACACACTGAGAGTTTAGCATGAACTGCAAAACAATAGCGTAATTGTAATcagttaaaagaaaaaatataagAAAATTATCTTTGAAAACACTCTGGATGTTGGTTGAAATTCTTTCATTGCCTACTTTGCGTCTTCGACTTCGTCTTCTTTCTGGTGACTTCCGGGTGGACAGAACGGTCGTGCGGTGTccagatggagatggagagcggCTTATCGACATTTTTTCCGAAAGAATTTGCCTGGTAAACTAGAGGATGTTGGTGCTCCATCGGAACTGCTTCACGGCTCATCGAGTGTAGCACCAGATAAGTTAACTCGGGGACTGCAACGCTGCAAGGACGTTCTGCTTTTCTCGGTCAACTGATTTAGCCATTGGCCATCGCAATCAAGGCATCGTTTATGTTTTGTCATCTACGCGACATCGACAACTTGTGTCGGTActattttatttacattttcttcaccTTTCCGATATCAGGTTCAGTTAAGGCTGCGCACTCGTTTCCGCTCCCGGTATAGCGACGTTTTTTGGACTAAAagtagaacgaacgaaatatGCGCCGTAAGGACCCCCGTGGGCGGCTCGCTGCATCGATGGTGTATACTTACTGTAGGGATCGAAACGCAACATTTCCAGCTTGTCCGCCAGCCGCTCCCGGATAGCCGTAAACTGATGCCCACTGACCGCGCTCTCCATTAGCACGAGAATGTTTCTGAAATCCGAAGATGGGCAACTTTTAGCTGCGAAACCCGTGACCTACACTACAACACCACCTACTTGCTCTTCGCCTTCTTCAGCAGAATGTTTGTAAGAAACATGGTGCAGCGTTCCGATGGCCGTTCTCCGGCAAGATTACGTCGTCGACAAGGATGTTCCGCTGCGGCTCCCGGGATTTGTTTACGTAAAATCCCATCTGTCAACCGCTGGACCGTTTTTGACGTTTCAGGAAACTCACGCGCGACACTCACACGCATGGAGGCTCGCCTCCCGAGAAAAAATGTGcgtttttttgtgcaattttccACGAACCTAGCAGCAAGCCTTGCTTCGGTAGCCTACTCTGTGCCCTACGATCCAGCAGCCATCACCTTTATCATCCATTAGCGGCCCACATAGTGCACCGGAAGTTGCGGAAAATCGCGTACGGCTTTCCCGGCAATTCAGCGTTTCGTGGTGCGGTGGTCACTCACACCCCGACCTATCGCGGGGCCACGGGAACGTCACAACAACGTCGCCCTTCCCGCTCTACGCCAACACGCGACGACGTTTTCTTGGTAAATAGTTGGAGGAACTAGTCGAAAAGCGTGTGTTCCGGTCAACTTTCTTCGGCGTCACGATAAGAGGTTCCTTCCCTCGTTCGCTGCagtgatggcgacgatggatACGAGGTCCCCGCTCGTTCTTATCGAGACACCGCTGGTCATCCCCGGGgtaacaacggcagcaacatccGAAACGCCTACCAACAAGAAAGCCACCGCGAAGCGCAAGAAATCGACCGCGTCTCCCGCGCTAACAccggtggttgctgcgatcAGCACCGagagccaacagcagcaacgttcGTCAACGCCGACCGCGAAAGCCAAAACCgcgccaaccaccagcaccaccccggAGGTATGCGAGAACCGTCTTCCTTTCGAACCGGTTACCTTTTCACCGTTTCCCTGTTTTGCTTTTAGGTGGTGAATGGAGATGGTGAGCGATTAGCGACTTCACTTTCGCCTGATGCACCGGCgccaaagaagcagaagaaaaagcatcCTTCCGAGGGAGGGCACTCCGAAACGGGTGCCAAGAGTAGCAAGAAAAAACCGGCCAAACAGATGCGCTTTCACATCAAACTGTATCCGCCCAAACCACCCACGATGGCGGCCAGTACCACAGCTACcacggcgaagaagaaaaaggccAAATCAGCGATGGCCAGTGCCAAACagagtgccagtgccggtgccggtgcagtAATGCCAGCCGCTGATAGCTCGTCAGCTACGACAACAGCCCCAACAATCACagccagcactagcagcaccacgcCATCCACACCGGTTCCCGGTACACCGCAAACCGGCAAGAAACCAGCCAAACGAAATCGCTCAAAGGCCAACAAGAAGATGCCGGCACCGATGGTGTCACCGATGGGCACAGCGACGATGACCGTTGGCGAGAAAAATGGTACAGGAGAAGGGGGGGATATCGTGAATCGATTCATGTTGCCACCATCGACCAGCTTCACACCGTGGAAGCATCTGCAGATCAAACAGGAACCAAAGATCGCGAAAGACTCCGATTCCGATGCTGGACCGAGTGGCAGTGCAAGCGGACCTAAGCAACGCATTCACTATGCCTCGGTGGTAGggggtgctggtagtggtggaggtggtgtaGTACCGGCGGAACTGGATAGTGTCACGATCGGACGGCAAACGTTCGCCTGGCTGATCGGGCCGATGGGTGTGGAAGAGTTTGTGGCGGCCTACTGGGAGCGGAAGCCGTTGCTAGTGCAACGTAACGATCACCACTATTACGCCGGTCTCCTGTCACGTGTCATGATCGATGAGATGTTGCGCACGAACAACATCGAGTACACGAAGAACATCGACATCACGTCGTACGTTGGCGGTCACCGGGAAACGCACAATCCCGAGGGTCGTGTGCTGCCACCGGAGATGTGGCATTACTATGGTGAAGGGTGCAGCGTGCGCATGCTGAACCCACAGACCTATCTACGCACGATCTACGAGCTGAACGTGAAGCTGCAGGAATACTTCCACTGTATGACCGGTGCCAACTTCTACCTGACACCACCGAACAGTCAAGGGTTTGCGCCGCACTACGACGATATCGAAGCGTTTGTGCTGCAGATCGAGGGCCGGAAGCGCTGGCGACTGTATCCGCCTCGCCGGCGCCAGGAGGTGCTGGCCCGGGTTTCTTCGGAGAACATCGCGGAGCATGAGCTCGGTTCGCCGATCGTCGACGTAGTGCTGGAGGCGGGTGATCTGCTGTACTTTCCGCGTGGTTGCATCCACCAGGCGGCCACCGTACCGGGGGCACACTCGCTGCACGTGACGCTCAGCGTGTACCAGCGGAACAGCTGGGCGGATCTGTTCGAGCAGATGCTACCGATAGCGCTGGCCACGGCGGCCGAGGAGGACCAACAGTTCCGTGCCGGGTTGCCGTTCGATCTGCATCAACACTTTGGCATCGTGCACTCGGACGAGGTGAGCAGCGAGCGGCGCCGCCTGACCGTGCGGCTGCGCGCCATGTTCGATCGGCTGTTCTCGGATGCGGCGATCGATGCAGCAGTCGACCAGCTTGCCAAACGGTTCCAGCACGATGCGCTGCCACCGATGGTCGATTTTACCGAGTGGGACGATACGGTGTACGGGCGGGGTAACTACGAGTTCCGACCGGACGGTACCGTCGAGTGTGCGCGACCGATCGAGGAAACGTCTTCGGTGCGATTGCTGCGCCGCAACATTCTGCGGCTGGTGAGCGAAGAGGACAAGCTGCGGATCTACTATCACACGGACAATTCGCGCGAGTACCACCAGTACGAGGCCAACTTCCTCGAGCTCGATTCCGAGACGGCACTGGGTGTGGAGCTGCTGATCAAGATGTACCCCCGGTACATCCCGGTTAGCAGCCTACCCGTCGACGATCGGCTCGAGTTCATCCGCAGCCTCTGGGAGAAGGGTCTGATCGTGTGCCGGCGGCCACCATCgttgccatcaccatcgctaccGGCCACGACACTGGATGATAAGAAgtcaccgggcaccggtgcTACCGTCGGAGACGAGAAcgatgacgctgctgctgctgccggggtgGTTGGCACCATGGCAACTAGTGCCATTCCAGCCGATTCCACCTCACCCTAGGATGTCCGGATTGCTATCGACTTTCCTTACCCCGGCTTAGCCATTCGATGTCACCCTCCCTCGAGGATGTGCCGGTTACGGAACCTACCTTAGTCATGTACGCGGAATCGTGCAAGCATTTGTgaaccattttcttccttttctcatcctccattcttttttgtgtgtgtccaCGTGGAATCGTCCTTCCCCTTTCCTGAAATAATGAATATTGATTCATCCaaaatcgatttgttttcgtgaatttgtattttgttttttacttttctaAAAATGATTGGCATCGAAAcgagcgaaacgagtgcgAAAATCGCGAAATCCACCGAGCGACGCACACTCGCGGCGTTAATCCAGATGCGCAGCATAACACACATACCAATGCCACTTCTGGtactcgatgctgctgctgccgttgcgggTGAGGACAGTGTTTCACCTGATTTTAGCGGATCCGCACCGTAAATTTCGTATCCGTCCTTAGCAACGTAAGATTTCATCGTTCCGTGTGACGTCATCGTTGTTTAGCCGAGGGTTGCTAGGGCTGCTGTGTGTTGTCGATAAAGCCACCCACTCCCTCACCTGCAAACGGCCGTCCTATCGGCTTGTGTGTTACGCTGCCTGCGCGGCAGTTCCGGATCTGTGAAAACGATAAGCAGTAATTCTAAGAAAGTGATAAGCAATCCCCTTGTACCCGGTTGTAACGAGAGTCGCGAAAGGCTCTCGGCAGGCTTTCTAAATGGCAACGGAAGCACCGAAAGGGGTTCCCGCCCTGCTCACTCAAATGCTGCAGCGCCTACTGGATCGTGATGTTGTGCTGGACGCGAAGGAACGTTCGGAACGTGCGAACCGCTTCTTCCCGGCCCGCAACGGCACGGAAGTGACCAACCTGCTGGGCCTCATCTTCGACTGGCAACCGCTCGAGGATGCCACCGCAGACAATATCCACCAAAAGCTGCTGTTCCGCGAGGCCGACTGCAAGAAGCACCtgcaaccggtggtggcccgtATGCGCTCGTTCCACTTCAACTGtctaccgatgatgatggcaacggAGAAGGCCGGTGCCCAGCTTACGTGGATGGTGCGAGTTTGGTTGAGTGATGAGCAGCGGATCGACTACATCGATATGTTCCTGCGACGGTACGAATCGTTCGAGGAGTTTTTGAATTCCAACAAACTGCCTGCGTGCCGACTGTTCTATCCACGGCAGGGAACGGTGCAGTACGACGCCGAGCAGGAACTACTGGTCGACTGTCGCACAATCCAACCGGATTCGCAGGTGTGGCGAAATCTTGCCACGATTTCTTCGCTCGGTGCCGTAGCGCTTACCCTGACTCCGCTAGCACCGGTCACTCTCGCTGTTGCGGCCGCTGGCATGACTATCCCGTCGCTCGGATTCGCCATCAACGATCTCGTGGATAGTGTGAAGCACGAGAAGACATCGATCGTGGTTCAGCGTGCGACACTGCTGACCGTTAATGTGATGTCGTTCGCCCAGGTTGGTCTTGTCGCGGGCTGCAAGGTAGCCAGACTGCGTGGCCTACTAACACCCGAGAAACTCAAGATCCTGGAAACGGCCGAAAAGGTCGTCACAAGTAAGTCCTACTCCCgttgccgtgccatgccatggtcCACGTCACGAAACAGATTCTCTTTACCCCTTTCTTCccgccattttccaccacacaGATATCAACAAGTTCGTGGCACCGACGGCAGCAGCCACCTGTATGCTGCTAGTATCGCGGAGCGATTGGGATCGGCTAAGCACCcaggagcagctgctgctggcggcgaaCCTGTGCCTGGCATTCCGCGAGCTAGTAAGCCTCGCCACAGCGCAGCGCCTGATGCGGCTGTGCAATCGCCAAGGGTTGGTACGATTCTTCCAAACCACCTGCGCGAACCTGAAACCTGGTTACGATCGGCTGTGCTCCCTGATCGAACCGTTCGTGGAACCCATGATGCGTTTCATGATGGACTCTctgaagcaaaacatttcGTTTACCATGGACGACGACTTTgcgacgatcacgatcttcGGCCACACACTGCCCGTGCCTAAACTGTTCAGCCTCGACGAATCGCTGCTGTTCGAGCTGCTCAAACAGCTACGCGTTGGATATATGGCCACGCAGCAGACGGTCAAATTGACGAAAAAGGCTCTTGCCACCGAGAACCTGCTGAGCAGCCCGGGCTTGTCGCTGGACATGATAAACATGGTCATCGAATTGTGCAGCATGGTACGCTTACTGCCGGACGCAGCAGTAAAGCTGGCAGAGTCGATAAGGATCGGCAAGGGGCACAAGCTCACGAAGGAAACTCTGCTGGCATGGTGGAATGCGCCATCCCACGACCGGATCGCCCTACTGCGGGCTCTCGTTGCAATGGACCGCGATCAAACGGAACAGCTGAACGAGCTGCGGTCGAGTGGACGACTGAAGGATGAGGAGTTGTTCCGTTGGTTGGCGGAATCGAAGGTTTATATTCCGTACCTCCTTGAAGCCCTCCTGGATGTGGCCAAACGTATGCCAAAGTTGGCGATCATGTTCGATGACAAGCAGCGCATCGTCATTGACGAGTTGCTGGCGATCACGGCTACCGAGTACAATACGGTGTCCACCGAGAATCGTGATGTGCTACTGAACGATCGCCGGTTCTTACAGCTGTGTCGTGATGCATCTACCGACCAATCCCAACGACGGTTTGAACTTGGACAACAAGCCTGGATGCGGACGTGTTGCCAGCGGAGTCCGCAAtttgaaacaatcgatcaaaTGAGCAGTCTGGTGGGGAATGGTCGGCTACCACTCACCTTACCCCAGGCATTGGACTACGCACTGGACAGCAAGGCAACCGTTGCCAAGGTGTACTACGGAACACTGTTCGCCTGCCAGGTGCTCAACTGGACCGGTACGGCAGCCGTGACCGGTGACGAGCAACTGGCCACGTTTCGAGCACGATTCGCCGAGCTGGTCGTACAAGTCGAGTCCAAGTATCGGATGGTCGGCTTTAAGTGTCTGCGGATTACGGAGCCGACATCCGACGGAGGGGGCGTAAGCCTATCTGACGAGGAGGTGATTGCGCTGGCGCGTACGATGCTCTCCTGTCCGGACGAAATTCCAGTAAAATCCTTTCGGAAGCAGGCCCCCATTGTACCGTTTGGTCCGGCGGAGCGAGCTGCCCTGTGGTTACACTTCGTTCCAGCCCTTCGCCATCCTGACGGTCGGCAGCAAATCCTGACCACTATCACTGATCTGCTGGCTAATGGCGAGGCTGAGCTGATGGTCGATGAAAAGAATGGCACGGTACGCCGTGACACGGATGGTGCTTACATGGTTGTGTTTTACCGTGGCGCAGCGAAAGTTATTCTCGAGCTGATCCCCAACGGTCACGGTAATATGCTCGGCTCGATCTATCTTTGCAGCTTGAAGGCAACGGCCGTCAAGTGGACTACAAAATCTACACCGCCCGCGCATCAGGCGACAGAGCAGAACAATTaggatgctgcagctgcggctGCTTGAACTGTATTGGTAACATTTGCTGAACGACTAGATAACGCATATTTTAAGGTTTGAAGGtttgatgaacaaaaaaagtgataatttcgaaataaaacaattaaatcaGTTACTTAATTGAACTTGTGGCGCATCATTATCGCTTTGTAATCGCTACCGGAAACAAACAGATAACAAGTTGCAGTCTGCGTAATCAGTTTACCTTGGTGGGTGATAAAACCGGATGGTGGCGTTTGTTGCACTGTGTTGTTGTTCTACTGTTCGATAGAAACATCTTGCATTCGGCGTCTAATTCCGAGCACCTGTATGGTTTTGATTTCACGGAAGAACCAAGCAAATTAGTTAGATTTAACCCTTCAAATAGATAATATGGTCATCGATAAAATTTCTAATTAAAAACCAAGCTGTAGATTATGTAAATGGCAACGAGTTGTAACGTTAAGTTGCAATGTCCCCTCTTTCCAGTAAAGTCCAGTGTACCATTATCTAGAAAATAAGGGAAGCAAAGTTCATGTCGATAGTCTGTACACAGAGCATCAAGTCTTGGGCGACATTTTATCAGCTGGGTATGGTCATCGTGTACGGTGGTCGCAGAGGAGGGTTGAAGCCGCAAAAAACAGATAAATTCATCCTCAACCTTACTACACCCTTTGACTAAAAAACCTGCATCACTCGTCGTCCTCCCATAGGTCAGTCAATATTtggaatcaatcaaaattttgcctttttgtagTAGTTTGCAGTAGTACAATACTGTGGTTTCCATAGTTACATAGGAAACTAGCAAAAAACATTTTACTTGGTCGTCCTCCGCAATTCTCATGACATGTGCAGGTCCTTAGAAGTCGCGCAAGTTTGACAAAGAAGACTAGCCTAATAATAGTGTTTCAAAAGATAACTCTTGAACAAAGAAAGCGCCattaaaaacaatcaaatgcaaatgagTCAAAAACTGTAGGCATGCTGACAGGAAGTCGTCCAGACCAGTCTTTGAGATACGAAAAACTGGAACGTAGCGGCCGAGATGGTTCGCAAAATCATACCCTTACATGTCTGCCTACGCATATTATTAGATATCTTCCCCTGACCATTCCTTGCTCAAGCAACAAGTTCTGGCTCAATTCATTGGACTGCAGACTGGGTCTGTTCCTTCTCCTGTCCGAGCAATCGAACCGGGGATTCCGTGGGGTTCCCCTTTTTAACTTTTACTTTCTACTCCATTCTTTTGCGGAGGCTAGCTGaagacacgcacaccacagccacagaaTAGACGATCGCATTGATTAAcggtccgtcgtcgtcgtcgtcttgagGTCGAAAACATAAAAGACACAGTGAGATGAGTCATGATCGCGTCGATCGTCGTTCTCTGCAACTCGGGGGGCGATGCTGCACGACCACAAGCGCTCCACATGATAACCGGTCATGGTTGGGTGGCGAAAGCTAATTTTGCAAACGCGCGCTATCTTCTGCACGACAGTTTCGTTGTGGACCCGGGAGCTGCCGGACGGGAAATGGCCTCGGAGCGGATTGC is a window of Anopheles aquasalis chromosome 2, idAnoAquaMG_Q_19, whole genome shotgun sequence DNA encoding:
- the LOC126571493 gene encoding 39S ribosomal protein L33, mitochondrial; protein product: MFLTNILLKKAKSKNILVLMESAVSGHQFTAIRERLADKLEMLRFDPYIQKTSLYRERKRVRSLN
- the LOC126571492 gene encoding bifunctional lysine-specific demethylase and histidyl-hydroxylase NO66; this translates as MATMDTRSPLVLIETPLVIPGVTTAATSETPTNKKATAKRKKSTASPALTPVVAAISTESQQQQRSSTPTAKAKTAPTTSTTPEVVNGDGERLATSLSPDAPAPKKQKKKHPSEGGHSETGAKSSKKKPAKQMRFHIKLYPPKPPTMAASTTATTAKKKKAKSAMASAKQSASAGAGAVMPAADSSSATTTAPTITASTSSTTPSTPVPGTPQTGKKPAKRNRSKANKKMPAPMVSPMGTATMTVGEKNGTGEGGDIVNRFMLPPSTSFTPWKHLQIKQEPKIAKDSDSDAGPSGSASGPKQRIHYASVVGGAGSGGGGVVPAELDSVTIGRQTFAWLIGPMGVEEFVAAYWERKPLLVQRNDHHYYAGLLSRVMIDEMLRTNNIEYTKNIDITSYVGGHRETHNPEGRVLPPEMWHYYGEGCSVRMLNPQTYLRTIYELNVKLQEYFHCMTGANFYLTPPNSQGFAPHYDDIEAFVLQIEGRKRWRLYPPRRRQEVLARVSSENIAEHELGSPIVDVVLEAGDLLYFPRGCIHQAATVPGAHSLHVTLSVYQRNSWADLFEQMLPIALATAAEEDQQFRAGLPFDLHQHFGIVHSDEVSSERRRLTVRLRAMFDRLFSDAAIDAAVDQLAKRFQHDALPPMVDFTEWDDTVYGRGNYEFRPDGTVECARPIEETSSVRLLRRNILRLVSEEDKLRIYYHTDNSREYHQYEANFLELDSETALGVELLIKMYPRYIPVSSLPVDDRLEFIRSLWEKGLIVCRRPPSLPSPSLPATTLDDKKSPGTGATVGDENDDAAAAAGVVGTMATSAIPADSTSP
- the LOC126571491 gene encoding uncharacterized protein LOC126571491: MATEAPKGVPALLTQMLQRLLDRDVVLDAKERSERANRFFPARNGTEVTNLLGLIFDWQPLEDATADNIHQKLLFREADCKKHLQPVVARMRSFHFNCLPMMMATEKAGAQLTWMVRVWLSDEQRIDYIDMFLRRYESFEEFLNSNKLPACRLFYPRQGTVQYDAEQELLVDCRTIQPDSQVWRNLATISSLGAVALTLTPLAPVTLAVAAAGMTIPSLGFAINDLVDSVKHEKTSIVVQRATLLTVNVMSFAQVGLVAGCKVARLRGLLTPEKLKILETAEKVVTNINKFVAPTAAATCMLLVSRSDWDRLSTQEQLLLAANLCLAFRELVSLATAQRLMRLCNRQGLVRFFQTTCANLKPGYDRLCSLIEPFVEPMMRFMMDSLKQNISFTMDDDFATITIFGHTLPVPKLFSLDESLLFELLKQLRVGYMATQQTVKLTKKALATENLLSSPGLSLDMINMVIELCSMVRLLPDAAVKLAESIRIGKGHKLTKETLLAWWNAPSHDRIALLRALVAMDRDQTEQLNELRSSGRLKDEELFRWLAESKVYIPYLLEALLDVAKRMPKLAIMFDDKQRIVIDELLAITATEYNTVSTENRDVLLNDRRFLQLCRDASTDQSQRRFELGQQAWMRTCCQRSPQFETIDQMSSLVGNGRLPLTLPQALDYALDSKATVAKVYYGTLFACQVLNWTGTAAVTGDEQLATFRARFAELVVQVESKYRMVGFKCLRITEPTSDGGGVSLSDEEVIALARTMLSCPDEIPVKSFRKQAPIVPFGPAERAALWLHFVPALRHPDGRQQILTTITDLLANGEAELMVDEKNGTVRRDTDGAYMVVFYRGAAKVILELIPNGHGNMLGSIYLCSLKATAVKWTTKSTPPAHQATEQNN